A genomic stretch from Strongyloides ratti genome assembly S_ratti_ED321, chromosome : 1 includes:
- a CDS encoding Glycosyl transferase, family 14-containing protein has protein sequence MWKPTNFNLNCLRILEGNISDINKGIKKRFIIKNLPNDFDISCEAIHQRGYYPLKPLSDLEKNYPIAYARNVYNDYYTLELQFLISFAPQNHYCYAIDKKAKEFRNQVEKLAKCFDNIYITDINYDMTSGGINQALSSYECMKYLVKKKWKYLFVLQNDDFPLKTNLELVQILSARNGTMDIGYTNPNSLIKSRIDLSKKWDHKSLNFIKNNNTENFNNDLLNESMKFQKGYYPNGLPREAVEYIVNYINLTTYLNQINTGRYGEDEMVWQTLFNDNFLKIPQWVHEDCLSEYYTESTYMIRYAIWTRSNCKSKLFSHSLCVMGIEMLEDLKNIPQFFAYKFKSDQDMGAAICYAEYIYNKTYFSKSSDINIEYYLSLPQTKYQNTNFLEKTVIIESCKKNKKW, from the exons atgtGGAAACCAACaaactttaatttaaattgtttaagAATATTAGAAGGAAATATATCTGATATTAATaaaggtataaaaaaaagatttattataaaaaatttacctaATGATTTTGATATATCATGTGAAGCAATACATCAAAGAGGATACTATCCCTTAAAACCATTATcagatttagaaaaaaattatccaaTAGCATATGCTAGAAATGTATATAATGATTATTATACATTagaattacaatttttaatatcatttgcTCCCCAAAATCATTATTGTTATgcaattgataaaaaagcAAAAGAATTTAGAAATCAGGTAGAAAAATTGGCAAAATGTTTtgataacatatatataacagATATTAATTATGATATGACTAGTGGAGGAATAAATCAAGCATTAAGTAGTTATGAATGTATGAAATAtttggttaaaaaaaaatggaaatatttatttgttttacag aatgaTGATTTTCCTTTAAAAACAAACTTAGAACTTGTCCAAATATTGTCAGCAAGAAATGGGACTATGGATATTGGTTATACAAATCCAAATTCACTTATTAAATCACGTATagatttatcaaaaaaatgggatcataaatcattaaattttataaaaa ataataatactgaaaattttaataatgatctATTAAATGAGTCAATGAAATTTCAAAAAGGTTACTATCCAAATGGTTTACCAAGAGAGGCAGTTgaatatattgtaaattatattaatttaacaacatacttaaatcaaataaatacaGGTAGATATGGTGAAGATGAAATGGTTTGGCAgacattatttaatgataattttcttaaaattccCCAATGGGTTCATGAAGATTGCCTTAGTGAATATTATACAGAATCAACATATATGATAAGATATGCAATATGGACTCGAAGTAATtgtaaaagtaaattattcTCTCATTCTTTATGTGTAATGGGTATTGAAATGTtagaagatttaaaaaatattccacaattttttgcttataaatttaaaagtgaTCAAGATATGGGTGCTGCTATATGTTATGcagaatatatttataataaaacatatttttcaaaatcaagtgatataaatattgaatattatttaagtTTACCACAAactaaatatcaaaatacaAACTTTCTTGAAAAAACGGTTATTATAGAaagttgtaaaaaaaataaaaaatggtaa
- a CDS encoding Methyltransferase domain-containing protein, with amino-acid sequence MDKISLNEAKNEFINLIYKLDKNNKTLFKEWVFSILKNDVKCIPEPLESNYDFTDEDVLEAFASRVRDMVPVEATFNSENVIFQESGPDSDCKKNTTIHLDAFLYDDQLMEYMIEEGIIQCYYCLDCLSSNVQKKTFISHSLSILQQRYIFNYLVPQFTTLEGKVILDLGSRMGAVMYGANIYSNGKSKVIGIEMNRDWCNIQREIIGGEKEALKKNSDGEVDIEVVEGNILDYANILNKADITIMNNVFSFFNDIEEQKKLWKFVFQNLKNGSFLVHNPKLDNEYFAHLNLDFNIYDVIEPLTYKNVLKKFADGDKNIKADCNEIRIYRIKNSLPK; translated from the exons atggataaaatatcattaaatgaagcaaaaaatgaatttattaatttaatttacaaattagataaaaataataaaactttattcaAAGAATGGgttttttctatattaaaaaatgatgtcAAATGCATTCCTGAACCTTTAGAATCTAATTATGATTTTACAGATGAAGATGTGCTTGAGGCATTTGCTTCCCGTGTAAGGGATAtg GTACCTGTTGAGGCAACATTTAATTCAGAAAATGTTATCTTTCAAGAGAGTGGTCCTGATTCagattgtaaaaaaaatacaacaaTTCATTTGGATGCATTTTTATATGATGATCAGTTAATGGAGTATATGATAGAGGAAGGAATAATTCAATGTTATTATTGTCTAGATTGTTTATCTTCAAAtgttcaaaaaaaaacttttatatcaCATTCTCTTAGTATACTTCAACAAcgttatatatttaattatctaGTTCCTCAATTTACTACACTAGAGGGAAAGGTAATCTTAGATTTGGGTTCAAGAATGGGTGCAGTTATGTATGGAgcaaatatatattctaaTGGAAAAAGTAAAGTTATTGGAATTGAAATGAATAGAGATTGGTGTAATATTCAAAGAGAAATCATTGGTGGTGAGAAGGaagcattaaaaaaaaatagtgaTGGTGAAGTTGATATAGAGGTAGTCGAGGGAAACATTCTCGATTAtgctaatattttaaataaagcagatattacaataatgaataatgtttttagttttttcaatgatattgaagaacaaaaaaaattatggaaatttgtttttcaaaatttaaaaaatggatCATTTTTAGTTCATAATCCAAAATTagataatgaatattttgcTCACCTTAATTtagattttaatatttatgatgTTATTGAACCTTtaacttataaaaatgttttaaaaaaatttgcagatggtgataaaaatatcaaagcAGATTGTAATGAAATTCGTAtatatagaataaaaaattctcTACCAAAATAA
- a CDS encoding AMP-dependent synthetase/ligase domain-containing protein, whose amino-acid sequence MYRFTKIINNKYGRCITYQKKLLHISTYFNNKISDGHQPTIHEMLTHPHDVLDKHQIFTQPTIPKLTKLALLGVEGLFKLCDILSYLPDKITGKSAKILKERQSIKSLSINPNDKSGPYRYIDTLHTELTTTPYEGISTLKELLQYVHQNYGTKDSLGEREITELYSHFDNVETQLVKLGEYKFITYNQLTENLESIKNYLHKIGIKKGDTICIYAETRVEWLTMALACFSQGYVVVTAYSTLGKDAVKTIINETNCKVIVATESYFNNLKDIINDMPSLEGMIYFRERFRQSKNGNNLPSTKDERIQIPDEICKQLKHIYHYDDLLKNFSKKNEYNENLVLPDDVALIMYTSGSTGTPKGVPCKHKSLIATLSGLVNHIKDFNFTTMIAYLPLSHIIELSAELCFITMGKKIGYSSPLTLIDTSTKILPGSTGDASVLKPQFFVAVPAILNRIKKAVNEKIKNESIFKQKLFQMCYDRKVKKFHLGRNTPIIDRVIFKKIKNLLGGEANLIFTGGSALDAETHRFVSTCLLSNDGIIMQAYGSTEGSISSTMSINDTEVGTVGYPLTSSEVLLKSWEEGNYFVEDVNPRGEILISGTPVFDGYFSINDDDIFYNSHGKKWYCTGDIGEIKPNGSLSIIDRKKDLVKLTTAEYIPLGKVESNLLTSPYIDQVCVVGKSTMDYLVAIIVVNEKNLCELAASTGHKGSLEELCMNKALRTLIVYSLEEKFKNILHKSEIPRKVILETTPWTVESGLLTDSMKIKRKVIEKKYEKVLDKVYRPFEENINSILKL is encoded by the coding sequence ATGTATcgatttacaaaaataataaataataaatatggtAGATGTATAacttatcaaaaaaaattacttcatatttcaacatattttaataacaaaatttctGATGGTCATCAACCTACTATTCATGAGATGCTTACTCATCCACATGATGTATTAGATAAACATCAAATTTTTACACAACCAACAATTCCAAAGTTAACAAAATTAGCATTATTAGGGGTAGAaggtttatttaaattatgtgatatcttatcatatcttccAGACAAAATAACTGGAAAATCagcaaaaatattaaaagaaagacAATCTATTAAATCATTATCTATAAATCCTAATGATAAAAGTGGTCCATATAGATATATAGATACTTTACATACTGAATTAACAACAACACCATATGAAGGTATCTCAACATTAAAAGAACTTTTACAATATGTTCATCAAAATTATGGAACAAAAGATTCATTGGGTGAACGTGAAATAACTGAATTATACTCACATTTTGATAATGTTGAAACACAACTTGTTAAATTAGgagaatataaatttataacatataaTCAATTAACTGAAAATTTagaatcaattaaaaattatttacataaaattgGAATAAAAAAAGGTGATACAATATGTATATATGCAGAAACAAGAGTTGAATGGTTAACAATGGCATTAGCATGTTTTTCTCAGGGATATGTTGTTGTCACAGCATACTCAACATTAGGAAAAGATGCagtaaaaacaattattaatgaaaCAAATTGTAAAGTTATCGTTGCTACAGagtcatattttaataatttaaaagatattattaatgatatgCCTTCATTAGAGGGAATGATTTATTTTCGTGAAAGATTTCGCCAATCAAAAAATGGTAATAATCTTCCTTCAACTAAAGATGAACGTATACAAATACCTGATGAAATATGTAAACAActtaaacatatttatcattatgatgatttattaaaaaatttttcaaaaaaaaatgaatataatgaaaatttagtGTTACCTGATGATGTAGCATTAATTATGTATACAAGTGGATCAACAGGAACACCAAAAGGTGTTCCCTGTAAACATAAATCATTAATTGCAACATTAAGTGGTTTAGTAAAtcatataaaagattttaattttaccaCGATGATTGCTTATCTACCATTAAGTCATATTATTGAACTTTCTGCTGAGTTATGTTTTATTACAATgggaaaaaaaattggatACTCATCACCATTAACACTTATAGATACTTCTACAAAAATTCTTCCCGGCTCAACTGGTGATGCTTCTGTATTGAAACCACAATTTTTTGTTGCTGTTCCAGCTATTTTAAATCGTATAAAAAAGGctgttaatgaaaaaattaaaaatgaaagtatatttaaacaaaaactttttcaaaTGTGTTATGAtagaaaagttaaaaaatttcactTAGGTAGAAATACACCAATAATTGATagagttatttttaaaaaaattaaaaatttacttggAGGAGAGgcaaatttaatttttacaggAGGATCTGCATTAGATGCTGAAACTCATCGTTTTGTTTCAACATGTTTACTTTCAAATGATGGAATTATAATGCAAGCATATGGATCAACTGAAGGAAGTATTTCAAGTACAATGAGTATAAATGATACTGAAGTTGGAACAGTTGGTTATCCATTAACAAGTTCTGAGGTACTTCTTAAATCATGGGAAGAAGGAAATTATTTTGTAGAAGATGTTAATCCCAGGGGTGAAATTTTGATATCAGGGACACCTGTTTTTGATggatatttttctataaatgatgatgatatattttataatagtcATGGAAAAAAATGGTATTGTACTGGGGATATTGGTGAAATAAAACCAAATGGATCTCTTTCTATtattgatagaaaaaaagatttagtTAAACTTACGACTGCTGAATATATACCATTAGGAAAGGTTGAGTCTAACTTATTAACAAGTCCATATATTGATCAAGTATGTGTTGTAGGAAAAAGTACAATGGATTATTTAGTTGCAATTATTGttgttaatgaaaaaaatctTTGTGAACTTGCTGCATCAACGGGTCATAAAGGTTCATTAGAAGAATTATGTATGAATAAAGCTCTTAGAACATTGATTGTTTATTCATTAGaagaaaagtttaaaaatatacttcaTAAAAGTGAAATTCCAAGAAAGGTTATTTTAGAAACAACACCATGGACAGTTGAAAGTGGATTATTGACAGATtcaatgaaaataaaaagaaaagttattgaaaaaaaatatgaaaaagttTTAGATAAAGTTTATAGACCatttgaagaaaatattaacagtatacttaaattataa
- a CDS encoding Patronin, whose protein sequence is MDTHTKHNNSVEYNPIQEKLFASVRWLISRVYDQGNIPDLLQNIVNLEYDNESKDSCALSNTVMTTLSNGSLYSQAAAKILKNSNLVNASPGSLLHVLTQYGIDVCCDNGYMLTEEQLIQQNSFDASPHLAMIDGLMTAQVNSLITIERVVNAISQYVNVEQNELPLDSVDALLFWINKICCIIRDHVESQNIPLNSKSENTTIPEMEDLYEDFQDGTCICTVVNFYKPELLDFNSIIFNDFNTDAESYFNLQLLKNFCQALPKNIFHFEIEDLLILPECMQINLNVFLAELFDILEEPQIQSLPPSVPETPVRRRFVDVQPIAGLRPHLDYPPPQRPNDKVYANVQRGIRNFKEPRANSMISADSLAYPRNNNHNQVYRQTLPPGVLTTNFSSIPQQNISPNHEQTHCYNDDYNSSPSMENSLATQNNTISRSANIRLALEEKRREFNKNRAIQSNAIEEKSMKTGKDAFFKLTSRNQTHEPNLSPNSGVQRARTMSEIGIIQNSQQINKPNNQGSQLFMSQSGTSTESEQIRQLQEQLRNVQIALNQATLHQNSEQNFGMQANTLPRNLSQPSIYNSNDAYMHNFSNPYETLQHQRSPQLAQHPYGMMTHTQYSSQGRLSQLDPRISQGPYATPFPHQQQRSLYQQGVMETPQGMFLQQQQPYPISINTTNPHFFMNQTSLPSPPAYPGAAMDMGAINVSINGPQEMFQNTYSSNQGIPISSDDVTSPNSFRLHNPNAVGSRLDPSLELNKNLTNWGMTYKTEQKPRRRQWANQNRPSGTGTKSEHDIVHLSDNTTVETNKDFDNETNNKEENENIINEKEILSKHQSPPRDPTSTNDKENNIKPKDESTIKLMKSSSLKQVTSSEVFDFVASESTEITDEMKAKRDAFIKAQMKRKEKVAAKAEELDAKLEEMRQKEIAKQEMAEQRKIDAEIRRQKALENYKKRKAEKESNEMGRSMSGSMSARSGLGSSQISLNRGKSQPPIGRPTNQNNEMSSSSIVQRKGSRNQLVTDDSGQQKIFVASIQEPTLKLFAKKAPKSNRGLIVNALNFSVFPGAVWNEQRTKVQGALAQSDSKHFLVLFRDQKCQYRGLYTWDEVSDTVYRLDGTGPKIIKESMMNLMFKYDSGAKSFTIIPSKHLSATIDAFSLQDQYWQRAKIPHSSNTVR, encoded by the exons atgGATACACATACAAAGCATAATAATTCTGTAGAATATAATCCTATACAA GAAAAACTTTTTGCATCAGTTCGATGGTTAATCTCACGAGTTTATGATCAAGGAAATATACCagatttattacaaaatattgtaaatttagAATATGATAATGAAAGCAAAGATAGTTGTGCTTTATCTAATACGGTTATGACAACGTTATCAAATGGATCATTATATTCACAAGCAGCtgcaaaaattttaaaaaattcaaatcTTGTTAAT gCTTCTCCTGGGAGTTTACTTCATGTTCTTACACAATATGGTATTGATGTCTGCTGTGATAATGGTTATATGCTGACGGAAGAACAACTAATCCAACAAAATTCCTTTGATGCTTCACCACACTTAGCAATGATTGATGGGCTTATGACTGCACAAGTAAATTCACTTATTACAATAGAACGGGTTGTTAATGCAATCAGTCAATATGTTAATGTTGAACAAAATGAGTTACCATTAGATTCAGTTGATGCTTTACTTTTTtggataaataaaatatgttgcATAATAAGGGATCATGTTGAATCCCAAAATATTCCATTAAATTCTAAAAGTGAAAATACAACAATACCCGAAATGGAAGATTTATATGAAGATTTTCAGGATGGGACATGTATTTGTACAgtagttaatttttataaaccaGAATTATTGGattttaatagtattatttttaatgattttaatacAGATGCagaaagttattttaatttacaacttttaaaaaatttttgccAAGCCTtaccaaaaaatatatttcattttgaaATTGAAGATTTACTTATACTTCCTGAATGTATGCAAATAAAtcttaatgtatttttagcTGAGTTATTTGATATACTAGAGGAACCTCAAATTCAAAGTTTACCACCATCTGTACCTGAAACACCAGTTCGTCGACGTTTTGTAGATGTTCAACCAATTGCTGGACTTCGTCCTCATCTAGATTACCCTCCACCTCAACGACCTAATGATAAAGTTTATGCTAATGTACAAAGAGGAATcagaaattttaaagaacCTAGAGCTAATTCAATGATATCAGCTGATTCCTTAGCATATCCTAGAAATAATAACCATAATCAGGTATATAGGCAAACATTACCACCTGGTGTGTTAACAACaaatttttcttctattCCACAGCag AATATTTCTCCTAATCATGAACAAACACATTGTTATAATGACGATTATAACAGTTCACCATCAATGGAAAACTCTTTAGCTACACAAAATAACACAATAAGCCGTTCTGCTAATATTAGATTAGCATTAGAAGAAAAACGAAgagaatttaataaaaatcgGGCGATACAAAGTAATGCCATAGAGGAAAAAAGTATGAAAACGGGAAAAGAtgcattttttaaattaacatcTAGAAATCAAACACATGAACCAAATTTATCTCCTAATAGTGGCGTTCAAAGAGCTCGAACAATGAGTGAAATTGGTATTATACAAAATTCACAACAAATTAATAAACCCAATAATCAAGGATCACAATTATTTATGAGTCAAAGTGGTACAAGTACAGAATCAGAACAAATACGACAACTTCAAGAACAACTTCGTAATGTTCAAATTGCTCTTAATCAAGCTACTTTACATCAAAATAGTGAACAAAATTTTGGAATGCAAGCTAATACACTACCTAGAAATTTATCTCAACCATCAATTTATAATTCTAatg atgcATATATGCATAATTTTAGTAATCCATATGAAACACTTCAACATCAAAGATCACCTCAATTAGCACAACATCCTTATGGAATGATGACACATACTCAATACTCATCACAAGGTAGATTATCTCAATTAGATCCAAGAATATCACAAGGTCCATACGCAACACCATTTCCACATCAACAACAAAGATCATTATATCAACAAGGTGTAATGGAAACACCTCAAGGTATGTTTcttcaacaacaacaacCATATCCTATATCTATTAATACAACAAATCCACATTTCTTTATGAATCAAACAAGTTTACCTTCACCACCAGCATATCCTGGTGCTGCTATGGATATGGGAGCAATTAATGTAAGTATAAATGGTCCTCAAGAAATGTTTCAAAATACATATTCATCAAATCAAGGAATACCAATTTCTTCTGATGATGTTACATCACCAAATTCATTTAGACTTCATAATCCAAATGCCGTGGGTAGTCGTTTAGATCCATCACTtgagttaaataaaaatttaacaaattggGGTATGACTTATAAAACTGAACAAAAACCACGTAGAAGACAATGGGCCAATCAAAATAGACCATCTGGAACTGGTACAAAAAGTGAACATGATATTGTACACCTTTCTGATAATACTACTGTTGAGACTAATAAAGATTTTGACAatgaaacaaataataaagaagaaaatgaaaatataataaatgaaaaagaaattttatctaaaCATCAATCACCACCAAGAGATCCAACCTCCAcaaatgataaagaaaataatataaaaccTAAAGATGAatcaacaataaaattaatgaaatcaTCATCATTAAAACAAGTTACATCAAGTGAAGTTTTTGATTTTGTAGCATCAGAAAGTACTGAGATTACCGATGAAATGAAAGCCAAAAGAGATGCATTTATAAAAGCTCAAATGAAAAGGAAAGAAAAAGTTGCAGCAAAAGCAGAGGAATTAGATGCTAAATTAGAGGAGATGAGACAAAAAGAAATTGCAAAACAGGAGATGGCTGAACAAAGAAAAATTGATGCAGAAATAAGGAGACAAAAAGCTTtggaaaattataaaaaaagaaaagctGAAAAAGAGTCAAATGAGATGGGAAGAAGTATGTCTGGAAGTATGTCAGCAAGAAGTGGTTTAGGTTCTTCacaaatttcattaaatagaGGTAAAAGTCAACCACCTATTGGTAGACCAAcaaatcaaaataatgaaatgTCATCTTCAAGTATAGTTCAAAGGAAAGGTAGTCGAAATCAGTTGGTGACAGATGATAGTGgtcaacaaaaaatatttgttgcATCTATTCAGGAAccaacattaaaattatttgccAAAAAAGCCCCAAAATCAAATCGTGGTCTTATTGTAAATGCATTAAATTTCAGTGTTTTTCCTGGTGCTGTATGGAATGAACAGAGAACAAAAGTTCAGGGTGCATTGGCACAATCTGattcaaaacattttttggTTCTTTTTAGAGATCAAAAATGTCAATATCGTGGTCTTTATACATGGGATGAAGTTTCAGATACTGTATATCGGTTAGATGGAACAGGaccaaaaattattaaagaaagtATGATGAATTTGATGTTTAAGTATGATTCAGGTGCCAAATCATTTACAATAATTCCCTCAAAACATTTATCAGCCACAATTGATGCATTTTCTTTACAAGATCAGTATTGGCAAAGAGCTAAAATTCCTCATAGTTCCAATACGGTTCggtaa